In a single window of the Leptospira sanjuanensis genome:
- a CDS encoding NADH:flavin oxidoreductase/NADH oxidase family protein, which produces MSQTVSPLSQSLTLPNGQVLKNRIAKASMEESLADDEFLPGKEMIRLYERWGNGGAGLLLTGNAMVDPTALTGPGNVIIRDRGKLDSFKRWADAGKSGGSKIWMQINHPGRQVFSFISETPVAPSAVKVHIPGRMFAKVFGTPRALTEDEIKKIIDRFIQAAVIAEKAGFDGIEVHAAHGYLINQFLSPLTNLREDQWGGSLENRARILLEIVNGIRASTRKEFGVGVKLNSADFQGGGFAEENAIQVIEMLNQCNLDLLEISGGNYESPAMQGGESNGTRKREAYFLDFAKKARSIAKMPLMSTGGFRSKNIMENAITSGAIDLVGIAAPFAFDPDCASRLLSGNAETIEFNLPNLSNPVFSSLSKMSAIKFQFRRMGQGKEPRIPRSMIGNLIWEQIRSRRNATKYKNFLALPSSTK; this is translated from the coding sequence ATGTCCCAAACAGTTTCCCCGCTCTCTCAAAGCCTCACATTGCCCAACGGCCAGGTTTTAAAGAACCGGATCGCCAAAGCTTCGATGGAAGAAAGTTTAGCCGACGACGAGTTTCTCCCAGGAAAAGAAATGATTCGTTTGTATGAACGCTGGGGAAACGGCGGAGCCGGACTTCTTTTGACCGGAAACGCTATGGTCGATCCGACCGCGTTGACCGGACCGGGAAATGTCATTATCCGAGACCGAGGAAAATTGGATTCTTTCAAACGATGGGCCGACGCGGGAAAATCGGGCGGCTCTAAAATTTGGATGCAAATCAATCATCCCGGTAGACAGGTTTTCAGTTTTATTTCGGAAACTCCGGTCGCCCCTTCCGCCGTGAAAGTTCATATTCCGGGAAGAATGTTCGCGAAAGTTTTCGGAACTCCACGCGCCCTCACCGAAGACGAAATCAAAAAAATCATCGATCGTTTTATTCAAGCCGCGGTCATCGCGGAAAAAGCTGGCTTCGACGGAATCGAAGTGCACGCCGCTCACGGTTATTTGATCAATCAGTTTCTTTCTCCGTTGACCAATCTTCGCGAGGATCAATGGGGCGGTTCTCTGGAGAATCGCGCGAGAATTCTTCTCGAAATCGTAAACGGAATCCGCGCTTCCACCCGAAAAGAATTCGGAGTCGGAGTAAAACTCAACTCGGCCGATTTTCAAGGCGGGGGTTTTGCGGAAGAAAACGCGATCCAAGTGATTGAAATGTTAAATCAATGTAATTTAGATCTACTTGAAATATCGGGAGGAAACTATGAATCTCCCGCGATGCAGGGAGGAGAATCCAATGGAACGCGCAAACGCGAAGCGTATTTTTTGGATTTTGCGAAAAAGGCACGATCGATCGCAAAGATGCCTTTGATGTCCACGGGCGGTTTCCGTTCCAAGAATATTATGGAAAATGCAATCACTTCCGGCGCCATCGACCTTGTCGGAATCGCGGCTCCGTTCGCTTTCGACCCGGATTGCGCTTCTCGACTTCTTTCCGGAAACGCGGAAACGATCGAATTCAATCTTCCGAATCTTTCCAATCCGGTTTTCAGTTCTCTTTCAAAAATGTCCGCCATCAAATTTCAGTTCCGAAGAATGGGACAAGGAAAAGAACCGAGAATTCCTCGATCGATGATCGGCAACTTAATCTGGGAACAAATTCGCAGTAGAAGAAACGCTACGAAATATAAAAACTTTTTAGCGCTACCCTCTTCGACAAAATAA
- a CDS encoding TetR/AcrR family transcriptional regulator, whose amino-acid sequence MSKTLGWKKLPEDVRRESILSAAMRCFFSKGFEKTSVQDIAETAGLTKGGIYFHFESKEEIRDTLIREFLNLERFGFQDPEVLSLSPHLRMKEYLERLANRLTIEGNCSPRLFAEATSNGGSMEKEIVAFYDSLESVFAKTIQEGQNQGSIVNSMPAVLIARTILAVFDGLQIQADISPSQRDLQVRGREVLNSFFKNLLLTFDPTCETKK is encoded by the coding sequence ATGTCAAAGACTCTTGGCTGGAAAAAATTACCCGAGGACGTTCGGAGAGAATCGATTCTCTCTGCGGCGATGCGTTGTTTTTTTTCCAAGGGTTTTGAAAAGACATCGGTTCAAGACATCGCCGAAACGGCCGGTTTGACCAAGGGTGGAATCTACTTTCACTTCGAAAGTAAGGAAGAAATCCGGGACACTCTGATCCGTGAATTTTTAAATCTAGAACGTTTCGGATTTCAGGATCCGGAAGTTCTTTCTCTTTCTCCGCATTTGAGAATGAAGGAATATTTGGAGCGACTGGCGAATCGTCTTACGATCGAAGGGAATTGTTCTCCTCGGTTGTTTGCCGAAGCGACTTCCAACGGCGGAAGCATGGAGAAGGAAATCGTCGCCTTTTACGATTCTCTTGAATCCGTTTTTGCAAAGACGATTCAAGAAGGACAGAATCAGGGAAGCATCGTAAATTCTATGCCCGCAGTCTTAATCGCGCGCACCATTCTCGCGGTATTCGACGGGCTGCAGATCCAAGCTGATATTTCTCCCTCGCAACGAGACCTGCAAGTGAGGGGAAGAGAAGTTCTCAATTCTTTCTTTAAGAATCTTCTTTTAACGTTCGATCCGACCTGCGAAACGAAAAAGTAA
- a CDS encoding DUF819 family protein: protein MEFASSILNPIFLALFILFFPWLAIRLTQKVKLFGILGSVSICYIAGILLGNLVPHSWIPKSVPLTIADIAIPLAIPLLLSSTDFRKGFGEAKLALFSFFLSAVAVAISAALVGYVYAETHPESAKIASMLSGMYTGGTPNLNAIGLALSANKETIALVNTIDVIIGGIYLLFLLTFGKKIFSFFLKKEEVKNVPIEETESSAKVEDKLPLKKILLPNGIGLLLATLGFGVSVAFTFLIFSSLYAPSILLGITTWGIGISFHSKVRQLKTYEFGSYMILVFSVSIGFLADLEELKKDFGSVFLILTSILFGAILLHLLLGILFRIPVDTWMITSVSSIYGPAFVPPVSQAIGNKGVLVVGILTGLIGYALGNYLGIGIHSVLIAIGN, encoded by the coding sequence ATGGAATTCGCATCTTCGATCCTTAATCCGATATTTTTGGCTTTGTTTATTCTTTTTTTCCCGTGGCTCGCAATCCGTCTCACGCAAAAAGTCAAACTGTTCGGAATCCTAGGTTCCGTATCGATCTGCTACATTGCGGGAATCCTTTTGGGAAACCTCGTCCCTCATTCGTGGATTCCGAAATCGGTGCCTCTTACCATAGCCGATATTGCGATTCCTCTTGCGATTCCTCTGCTTTTAAGTTCCACCGATTTTCGAAAAGGGTTCGGCGAAGCGAAACTCGCTCTCTTCTCCTTCTTTTTATCCGCGGTTGCGGTTGCGATATCCGCCGCGCTAGTAGGATACGTATACGCGGAAACGCATCCCGAATCCGCAAAAATCGCGAGCATGCTTTCCGGCATGTATACCGGCGGAACTCCGAACCTGAACGCGATCGGATTGGCCTTAAGCGCAAATAAAGAAACGATCGCCTTGGTCAACACGATCGATGTAATCATCGGCGGGATTTATCTTCTCTTCTTACTGACTTTTGGAAAAAAAATCTTTTCGTTCTTTCTGAAAAAGGAAGAAGTCAAAAACGTTCCAATCGAAGAAACGGAATCGTCCGCAAAAGTAGAAGATAAACTTCCGTTAAAAAAAATACTTCTGCCGAACGGGATCGGTTTGTTGTTGGCGACGCTTGGTTTCGGAGTTTCGGTCGCGTTTACGTTTTTGATCTTCTCTTCTTTGTACGCGCCTTCGATCCTTCTCGGAATCACAACCTGGGGAATCGGAATTTCCTTTCATTCCAAAGTGCGGCAACTCAAAACATACGAGTTCGGAAGTTATATGATTTTGGTCTTTTCGGTCTCAATCGGTTTTCTTGCGGATTTGGAGGAATTGAAAAAAGATTTCGGTTCCGTGTTTCTCATCTTAACGTCGATTCTTTTCGGAGCGATTCTACTCCACCTTCTCTTGGGAATTCTCTTTCGAATTCCGGTCGATACCTGGATGATCACTTCCGTATCGAGCATCTACGGACCCGCGTTCGTTCCGCCGGTTTCGCAGGCGATCGGAAACAAAGGCGTTTTGGTTGTGGGAATTCTCACGGGATTGATCGGATACGCGTTAGGAAATTATCTAGGAATCGGAATTCATTCCGTTTTGATCGCGATCGGAAATTAG
- a CDS encoding DUF4846 domain-containing protein, with translation MSFVSNCKVPSLLITIGLYLPIAGCLDAEPIPAKVNEIRLPAGTSRVAFPKNSFSDFVRNLPLKSERTLWTYKKQNIIRRYDTIAVLDLPLLFKDDLEQCADYSMRVWAEYHKQTGNLNRLYLFDYNGNRKRFQESGLSYSSFLRKAFASSNSYSLKKGGTVVTEKDLRPGDLFVQNETGGIGHVSMILDAAEAKNGRKFFLIGFSFMPAQEMHIEKAPNEFGSSGWFTYEGFIGHLNESYPYGTPVLRRFSER, from the coding sequence ATGAGTTTCGTTTCGAATTGTAAAGTACCTTCATTATTGATCACGATCGGTTTGTATCTTCCGATTGCGGGTTGTCTCGACGCGGAGCCGATTCCGGCAAAGGTGAACGAGATCCGTCTTCCTGCGGGAACCTCTCGAGTCGCTTTTCCGAAAAATTCTTTTTCCGATTTCGTTCGGAATCTTCCCTTAAAAAGCGAACGGACTCTTTGGACGTATAAAAAGCAAAACATCATCCGCAGATACGACACGATCGCCGTTTTGGATCTTCCTCTTTTATTCAAAGACGATTTGGAACAATGCGCCGATTATTCAATGCGGGTTTGGGCGGAATATCACAAACAAACCGGCAACTTAAATCGGCTGTATCTTTTCGATTACAACGGAAATCGAAAACGATTTCAAGAAAGCGGTCTTTCGTATTCATCTTTTTTAAGAAAGGCATTCGCTTCCTCCAATTCCTATTCTTTGAAGAAGGGCGGGACGGTCGTTACGGAAAAGGATTTGAGACCCGGAGATCTTTTCGTTCAAAATGAAACCGGCGGAATCGGACACGTTTCTATGATTCTAGATGCGGCCGAAGCGAAGAACGGCAGGAAATTTTTTTTGATCGGATTCAGCTTTATGCCCGCTCAGGAAATGCACATTGAAAAGGCTCCGAATGAATTCGGTTCCTCCGGTTGGTTCACATACGAAGGTTTTATCGGCCATCTCAACGAATCGTATCCGTACGGGACGCCGGTTCTCCGGAGATTTTCGGAACGATAA
- a CDS encoding class I SAM-dependent methyltransferase, translating to MDYIETFEGERAVQYENRIGTMIPFYSGISELVATSILNSVPVGKKILAAGCGTGADFRALLKIAPDRYSITGVDPSPEMISIARKNFPNAELISSPVSALDPNRKFSAATLLFVLHFLPDDGAKLSLLRDISSRLEPGGIFLLFDLYDSQARMEVVFNELGLYLKTFQGWEEEALKTYIQRVKDLNRIPSARYEDLFRKAGFQNFRQIFRAYHVGGWEAKR from the coding sequence ATGGATTACATTGAAACCTTTGAAGGGGAAAGAGCGGTTCAATACGAAAATCGAATCGGAACGATGATTCCGTTCTATTCGGGAATTTCAGAATTGGTCGCGACTTCGATTTTGAATTCGGTTCCGGTCGGCAAAAAAATTCTAGCAGCCGGTTGCGGAACCGGCGCGGATTTTCGAGCCCTTCTAAAGATCGCACCCGATCGTTATTCGATCACCGGGGTGGATCCTTCTCCCGAAATGATTTCAATCGCGCGTAAAAATTTTCCGAACGCGGAGTTGATTTCTTCTCCGGTTTCAGCTCTGGATCCGAATCGTAAATTCTCCGCTGCGACGCTTTTATTCGTGCTTCACTTTCTTCCGGACGACGGGGCAAAACTTTCCCTGCTTCGGGACATTTCCTCCCGATTGGAACCGGGAGGAATTTTTCTCTTATTCGATCTTTACGATTCGCAAGCACGAATGGAAGTCGTTTTCAATGAACTCGGCTTATATCTAAAAACGTTTCAGGGCTGGGAAGAAGAAGCTCTGAAAACGTACATTCAAAGAGTGAAAGATTTAAATAGAATTCCGAGCGCCCGATACGAGGATTTGTTTCGCAAAGCGGGCTTTCAAAATTTCAGACAAATCTTTCGGGCTTATCACGTGGGCGGCTGGGAAGCGAAACGATAA